From the genome of Streptomyces sp. NBC_01116, one region includes:
- a CDS encoding PP2C family protein-serine/threonine phosphatase — protein sequence MPSPLFADRPAPQAPAPDAVDALIHRTRRLRGDVDAVRRDAVVFDEDDPQRRWQHALCELAVQHLDNLDEHLGQLRAGLPDRSPDDVPRAVGVPDEPAAGSLLNRVGSAEWNLLTDESSWSEELYEIFGRPPGSTPLSLDDLPSVLLPEDQPALTAMVTGCLVDGRPMDGEFRIVRPDGRTRTLHMTGEPVLDAEGCTASMWAVLRDVSELRRSEQAVSRNRASVRREEHIERTEHRMAVELQEAVLPPWRGSLRLPTQGPGALDIAAHYLPSESSGLIGGDWYDAMELPDGRTLLTVGDLTGHGIPATSAMAMMLGALRGMAVAGIEPGALMGHLNQVLETSVQPALGSALCCRFDPATSVLSWAQAGHPAPLLFRHGSGRPLPPPDGMLLGAASNVVFEQDEVRLCPGDVLVLHTDGLARRGDRGAGPEALLALAPRFAEARTAQECVRSVVEEFGGTERPDDACVLVARIGA from the coding sequence ATGCCGTCCCCCCTCTTCGCGGACCGCCCCGCACCACAGGCGCCCGCGCCCGACGCCGTCGACGCCCTGATCCACCGGACGCGTCGGCTGCGGGGGGACGTGGACGCCGTACGGCGGGACGCCGTCGTGTTCGACGAGGACGACCCCCAGAGACGCTGGCAGCACGCTCTGTGCGAGCTCGCCGTGCAGCACCTGGACAACCTCGACGAGCATCTGGGACAGCTCCGGGCGGGCCTGCCGGACCGGAGCCCCGACGACGTCCCCCGGGCCGTCGGGGTCCCGGACGAGCCAGCGGCCGGTTCCCTGCTGAACCGGGTGGGCAGCGCCGAGTGGAACCTCCTCACCGACGAGTCCAGCTGGTCCGAGGAGCTGTACGAGATCTTCGGCAGGCCGCCCGGGTCCACACCCCTCTCCCTGGACGACCTGCCGTCCGTCCTGCTGCCGGAGGACCAGCCGGCGCTGACCGCCATGGTGACGGGCTGCCTCGTCGACGGCCGGCCGATGGACGGCGAGTTCCGTATCGTGCGGCCCGACGGCCGTACACGCACGCTGCACATGACGGGCGAGCCGGTCCTCGACGCCGAGGGCTGCACCGCCTCCATGTGGGCGGTCCTGCGGGACGTCAGCGAGCTGCGCCGCAGCGAGCAGGCCGTGAGCAGGAACCGCGCGTCGGTGCGGCGCGAGGAGCACATCGAGCGCACCGAGCACCGCATGGCCGTGGAGCTCCAGGAGGCCGTCCTGCCCCCGTGGCGCGGATCGCTGCGGCTCCCGACGCAGGGCCCCGGCGCCCTGGACATCGCCGCGCACTACCTCCCTTCCGAGTCGAGCGGCCTCATCGGCGGCGACTGGTACGACGCCATGGAACTGCCGGACGGACGCACCCTCCTCACCGTCGGCGACCTCACCGGGCACGGCATCCCCGCCACCTCGGCGATGGCGATGATGCTGGGAGCGCTGCGCGGCATGGCCGTCGCCGGCATCGAGCCGGGCGCGCTGATGGGGCACCTCAACCAGGTGCTCGAAACGTCGGTGCAGCCCGCGCTGGGCAGCGCCCTGTGCTGCCGCTTCGACCCCGCCACCTCCGTTCTGTCCTGGGCGCAGGCCGGACATCCCGCACCGCTGCTCTTCCGCCATGGTTCGGGACGGCCCCTGCCCCCGCCGGACGGGATGCTGCTCGGTGCCGCGTCCAACGTCGTCTTCGAGCAGGACGAGGTACGGCTGTGCCCGGGTGACGTGCTCGTCCTGCACACCGACGGCCTGGCACGACGCGGCGACCGGGGTGCGGGCCCGGAGGCGTTGCTCGCCCTCGCCCCTCGGTTCGCAGAGGCCCGGACGGCACAGGAGTGCGTCCGGAGCGTCGTCGAGGAGTTCGGCGGGACCGAGCGCCCGGACGACGCGTGCGTGCTGGTCGCCCGCATCGGAGCGTGA
- a CDS encoding aminoglycoside phosphotransferase family protein, which translates to MYTASSSVSAPPRPLRPMGAGGGPYLAPHAGAPAQGPGRARRAAGPGAGPLSGRIDLSGPQGAQVRMVIASVQRICPEFNPVQVLRRSGRSVLIVGTTGRATAVAKCLLDHSPAWTERFRHEIAAYRAFVRHRPPVRVPRLIAADPENCTLVIERMPGRVAALTRHPAEAPPRADIRAALGAIARVNAWRPPPGLFEAPLDYASRIARYHELGLFTDRDLGDLQKLLHGLAHAGGRQGMGQFCHGDALLSNILLSPTGPVLVDWEHAGWYLPGYDLATLWAVLGDAPVARRQISQLAQARGPAARDAFLVNLMLVLTREIRNYETAVQRTMREAPAVGAGADRPGALSSGEEQRLLLRRLHDDCAMARRAVRAAVGTR; encoded by the coding sequence ATGTACACAGCATCGTCCTCCGTGTCCGCCCCGCCCCGTCCGCTCCGCCCGATGGGCGCGGGCGGCGGGCCCTATCTCGCTCCTCACGCCGGCGCACCGGCACAGGGTCCGGGCCGGGCCCGACGGGCCGCGGGACCGGGCGCCGGACCGCTCAGCGGAAGGATCGACCTGTCCGGGCCCCAGGGCGCGCAGGTGCGGATGGTCATCGCCTCCGTGCAGCGCATCTGCCCCGAGTTCAACCCGGTCCAGGTACTGCGCCGCAGCGGCCGTTCGGTCCTGATCGTCGGAACCACCGGGCGGGCCACCGCCGTCGCGAAGTGTTTACTGGACCACTCGCCGGCGTGGACCGAGCGGTTCCGGCACGAAATAGCGGCATACCGCGCGTTCGTCCGGCACCGCCCCCCGGTTCGGGTGCCCCGGCTGATCGCGGCGGATCCGGAGAACTGCACGCTGGTGATCGAGCGGATGCCCGGCCGGGTCGCCGCCCTCACCCGGCACCCGGCGGAGGCGCCGCCGCGGGCCGACATCAGGGCCGCGCTCGGAGCTATCGCCCGGGTGAACGCCTGGCGGCCGCCGCCCGGACTGTTCGAGGCGCCGCTCGACTACGCGTCGCGGATCGCGCGCTACCACGAGCTCGGTCTGTTCACCGACCGTGACCTCGGTGACCTGCAGAAGCTGCTGCACGGTCTGGCCCACGCGGGCGGCAGGCAGGGCATGGGCCAGTTCTGCCACGGGGACGCCCTGCTCTCCAACATCCTGCTGTCGCCGACCGGGCCGGTGCTCGTCGACTGGGAGCACGCGGGCTGGTATCTCCCGGGGTACGACCTGGCGACGTTGTGGGCGGTGCTGGGCGACGCCCCGGTGGCGCGCCGCCAGATCAGCCAGCTGGCGCAGGCCAGAGGGCCGGCCGCACGGGACGCGTTCCTGGTGAACCTGATGCTGGTGCTGACCCGCGAGATCCGTAACTACGAGACGGCGGTCCAGCGCACCATGCGCGAAGCGCCCGCGGTGGGAGCGGGGGCCGACCGGCCCGGCGCGCTCTCCTCGGGCGAGGAGCAGCGGCTGCTGCTCCGGAGGCTGCACGACGACTGCGCCATGGCGCGGCGGGCGGTGCGGGCCGCGGTCGGCACACGCTGA
- a CDS encoding transglycosylase SLT domain-containing protein: protein MPRISTLRITRSHKIATAVLVAAGSVSAIAATGGPSEAQTTATRSSVSVEPVAAAGIPTAKDAAAKKAAQETAAKEAAAKKAAAARKATAEKDAAEERSEKQAANRSTERKAVTPKKFANNLDGWIRESLDIMEKKNIPGSYEGLHRNIMRESSGNPNAVNDWDINAQNGIPSKGLLQVIQPTFDAYHVKGTEKKLTDPVANITAAANYAADRYGSIDNVDSAY, encoded by the coding sequence ATGCCCCGCATCTCCACCCTGCGCATCACCCGCTCGCACAAGATCGCCACCGCCGTGCTCGTCGCGGCCGGTTCCGTCAGCGCCATAGCCGCCACCGGCGGCCCGAGCGAAGCGCAGACCACGGCGACCCGGTCCTCCGTCTCCGTGGAGCCGGTAGCCGCCGCAGGCATCCCCACGGCGAAGGACGCGGCGGCCAAGAAGGCCGCTCAGGAGACCGCCGCCAAGGAGGCCGCCGCGAAGAAGGCCGCCGCCGCCCGCAAGGCGACCGCGGAGAAGGACGCCGCGGAGGAGCGCTCCGAGAAGCAGGCCGCCAACCGCTCCACCGAGCGCAAGGCGGTCACGCCCAAGAAGTTCGCGAACAACCTCGACGGCTGGATCCGCGAGTCGCTCGACATCATGGAGAAGAAGAACATCCCCGGCTCCTACGAGGGGCTGCACCGCAACATCATGCGCGAGTCCAGCGGCAACCCGAACGCCGTCAACGACTGGGACATCAACGCGCAGAACGGCATTCCCTCCAAGGGCCTCCTCCAGGTGATCCAGCCCACCTTCGACGCCTACCACGTCAAGGGCACAGAGAAGAAGCTCACCGACCCGGTCGCCAACATCACCGCCGCCGCCAACTACGCCGCGGACCGGTACGGCTCGATCGACAACGTCGACTCCGCCTACTGA
- a CDS encoding germacradienol/geosmin synthase yields the protein MAQPFSLPDFYVPYPARLNPHVEAARTHTRSWARSMGMLEGSGIWEEKDLEAHDYALLCAYTHPDCSAEALSLVTDWYVWVFFFDDHFLELFKRTPDREGGKRYLDRLPAFMPMERGAPTPEPGNPVEAGLADLWARTVPSMSDAWRARFAEATENLLNESLWELANIHEGRIANPVEYIEMRRKVGGAPWSAGLVEYAANAEVPASVADARPLRVLRDAFSDGVHLRNDLFSYQREVEDEGENSNGVLVLEKFLGCSTQEAAEAVNDLLTSRLQQFENTALTELGPLCAGRGLDPAQAAAVLAYVKGLQDWQSGGHEWHMRSSRYMNGGGAGGAAAGFGMSAASIRFTVRSETARARSQSHVPYQHVGPSLLPDFDLPFGTTLSPHLEGARVRIVDWARRMGILEAQPGVPGSHIWDERRIVAIDLPLCAAGLDPDATPEELDLSSGWLAWGTYGDDWFPVVHGRARDLAGARLANERLSLFMPLDGEGTPEPVNALERSLGDLWRRTSAPMDPSGRRAFRTAIESMTESWLWELANQAQNRIPDPVDYVEMRRATFGSDLTMSLCRLGHGRKVPDEVYRSGPMRSLENAAADYACLMNDLFSYQKEIEYEGEVHNGVLVVQNFFGVDYPTGVAIVHDLMNSRLRQFLHVAEVELPVLYDDFGLDAEAREVLAGYVQELKHWIAGILIWHRGCRRYREEDLRQGNDTPWHLSGPTGLGTSAAQVTRMMAELAGSRV from the coding sequence ATGGCACAGCCCTTCTCACTGCCGGACTTCTATGTTCCGTATCCGGCGCGGCTCAACCCTCATGTGGAGGCGGCACGCACGCACACCAGGTCGTGGGCCCGCTCCATGGGGATGCTGGAGGGATCCGGCATCTGGGAGGAGAAGGACCTGGAGGCGCACGACTACGCCCTCCTGTGCGCCTACACGCACCCCGACTGCTCGGCCGAGGCCCTTTCTCTGGTCACCGACTGGTATGTGTGGGTCTTCTTCTTCGACGACCACTTCCTGGAACTGTTCAAGCGCACGCCCGACCGGGAGGGCGGCAAGCGGTACCTCGACCGCCTCCCGGCCTTCATGCCGATGGAGCGCGGCGCCCCGACGCCGGAGCCCGGGAACCCCGTCGAGGCGGGGCTCGCCGATCTGTGGGCCCGCACGGTCCCCTCGATGTCGGACGCCTGGCGGGCCCGGTTCGCGGAGGCGACGGAGAACCTCCTCAACGAGTCCCTGTGGGAGCTCGCCAACATCCACGAGGGCCGCATCGCGAACCCCGTCGAGTACATCGAGATGCGCCGCAAAGTGGGCGGCGCGCCCTGGTCCGCCGGGCTGGTGGAGTACGCGGCGAACGCCGAGGTCCCCGCGTCGGTCGCCGACGCCCGCCCCTTGCGGGTTCTGCGGGACGCGTTCTCCGACGGGGTGCATCTGCGCAACGACCTCTTCTCCTACCAGCGTGAGGTGGAGGACGAGGGGGAGAACAGCAACGGCGTGCTGGTGCTGGAGAAGTTCCTCGGCTGCTCCACGCAGGAGGCCGCCGAGGCGGTCAACGACCTGCTGACCTCACGGCTCCAGCAGTTCGAGAACACCGCGCTGACCGAACTCGGCCCGCTCTGCGCCGGCAGGGGCCTGGATCCGGCCCAGGCCGCCGCCGTGCTGGCGTACGTCAAGGGGCTCCAGGACTGGCAGTCCGGCGGCCACGAGTGGCACATGCGCTCCAGCCGCTACATGAACGGCGGAGGCGCGGGCGGGGCGGCCGCCGGCTTCGGCATGTCCGCCGCCTCCATCAGGTTCACGGTCCGCTCCGAGACCGCGCGGGCCCGCAGCCAGAGCCATGTGCCGTACCAGCACGTGGGCCCCTCGCTGCTGCCGGACTTCGACCTGCCGTTCGGGACCACGCTGAGCCCGCATCTGGAGGGGGCGCGGGTCCGGATCGTCGACTGGGCTCGGCGGATGGGCATCCTGGAGGCCCAGCCGGGCGTGCCGGGTTCGCACATCTGGGACGAGCGGCGGATCGTCGCGATCGACCTGCCGCTGTGCGCGGCGGGCCTGGATCCGGACGCGACCCCGGAGGAGCTGGACCTGTCCTCGGGGTGGCTGGCCTGGGGTACGTACGGCGACGACTGGTTCCCGGTGGTGCACGGGCGGGCCCGGGACCTGGCGGGGGCGCGGCTCGCCAACGAGCGGCTGTCGCTGTTCATGCCGCTGGACGGCGAGGGGACGCCGGAGCCGGTGAACGCCCTGGAGCGGAGCCTGGGCGATCTGTGGCGCAGGACGTCCGCTCCGATGGATCCGAGCGGACGGCGCGCCTTCCGGACGGCGATCGAGTCGATGACCGAGAGCTGGCTGTGGGAGCTGGCGAACCAGGCGCAGAACCGCATCCCCGATCCGGTGGACTACGTGGAGATGCGGCGGGCGACGTTCGGTTCGGACCTGACGATGAGCCTGTGCCGGCTCGGGCACGGCAGGAAGGTTCCGGACGAGGTCTACCGCAGTGGTCCGATGCGTTCCCTGGAGAACGCGGCGGCGGACTACGCGTGCCTGATGAACGACCTCTTCTCGTACCAGAAGGAGATCGAGTACGAGGGCGAGGTGCACAACGGCGTCCTGGTCGTGCAGAACTTCTTCGGGGTGGACTATCCGACCGGCGTGGCGATCGTGCACGACCTGATGAATTCGCGGCTCCGGCAGTTCCTGCATGTCGCCGAGGTCGAACTTCCCGTGCTGTACGACGACTTCGGCCTGGACGCCGAGGCACGGGAGGTTCTGGCGGGCTATGTGCAGGAGCTGAAGCACTGGATCGCGGGGATCTTGATCTGGCACCGGGGCTGCCGCCGCTACCGCGAGGAGGACCTGCGACAGGGCAACGACACCCCCTGGCATCTGAGCGGCCCCACGGGGCTGGGCACCTCGGCGGCGCAGGTGACCCGGATGATGGCCGAACTGGCGGGCAGCAGGGTCTGA